The following are encoded together in the Strongyloides ratti genome assembly S_ratti_ED321, chromosome : 2 genome:
- a CDS encoding NAD-dependent malic enzyme, mitochondrial, whose amino-acid sequence MKTILLIIQFTVLKKKMRVPFATRTTAAYLDLAHNAIVKNKIYGSRSLSSTSVLYGRMPAPDPDDPEAIAIHKLYRPERVTPTKRGYDILKDPAINKGMAFTLYERQYLGMHGLLPPAFMTEEQQAYRIMIKLRQTKDNLEKYIQLSGLLDRNEKLFFRVLCDNIKELMPIVYTPTVGQACQEFGFIYRNPRGVYITPNDNSISKIHQILCNWPHDDVKAIVVSDGERILGLGDLGAYGMGIPIGKLTLYTALAGIKPSQCLPVLIDVGTDNQKLLNDPFYIGLRHKRIRGKEYDTLLDNFMNACVKKYGQNVLIQFEDFGNQNAYRLLDRYRDSFTVFNDDIQGTAAVVVAGLLGTTRVTKKKLSEQKFVFLGAGGAATGVAEMCIQQMLTEGLSHDEACDRIYLMDIDGLITKNRVNTIGERHIPFAKDLPDTKSLLDVINTVQPNGIIGASTVKGAFTPEIIKRMAEINPNPIIFALSNPTSKAECTAEDAFRLTKGKVLFASGSPFPNLEYNGKMYKPGQGNNAYIFPSIGLAVCLFKIKHIKSKYFLIAARRVAASVTQKNLDEGRIYPRLKEIREISVKIAVEIAEEAYNDGLATLYPKPKDMELYIRAQVYDVEYDELINKTYVWPEKDCKHGFPVPVMRRDSMDD is encoded by the coding sequence aaaatgagAGTTCCTTTTGCTACTCGTACTACAGCTGCTTATCTTGACTTAGCACATAATgcaattgttaaaaataaaatttatggaAGTCGTTCTTTGTCATCAACATCAGTTTTATATGGACGTATGCCAGCTCCAGATCCTGATGATCCTGAAGCTATAGCTATTCATAAATTATATCGTCCAGAAAGAGTTACACCAACTAAAAGAGgatatgatatattaaaagatccTGCTATTAATAAGGGTATGGCATTTACTTTATATGAAAGGCAATATCTTGGTATGCATGGACTTCTTCCACCTGCATTTATGACAGAAGAACAACAGGCATATAGAATTATGATAAAGTTAAGGCAGACGAAAGATAATTTAGAGAAATATATTCAACTGTCTGGACTTTTAGAtagaaatgaaaaattatttttccgTGTATTAtgtgataatattaaagaacTTATGCCAATTGTATATACACCAACTGTAGGACAAGCATGCCAAGAATTTggttttatttatagaaatcCAAGAGGTGTATATATTACACCTAATGATAATTCAATATCAAAAATTCATCAAATTCTTTGTAATTGGCCACATGATGATGTTAAAGCTATCGTTGTTTCTGATGGTGAAAGAATTCTTGGACTTGGTGATTTAGGAGCATATGGAATGGGTATTCCAATTGGTAAACTTACATTATATACAGCTTTAGCTGGAATAAAACCATCACAATGTTTACCAGTTCTTATTGATGTTGGTACtgataatcaaaaattattaaatgatcCATTTTATATTGGTTTAAGACATAAAAGAATTAGAGGAAAAGAATATGATACATTActtgataattttatgaatgcatgtgttaaaaaatatggacAAAATGTACTTATACAATTTGAAGATTTTGGTAATCAAAATGCATATAGACTTCTTGATAGATATAGAGATAGTTTTACTGTTTTTAATGATGATATTCAAGGGACAGCTGCTGTCGTTGTAGCTGGTTTACTTGGTACAACTCgtgtaacaaaaaaaaaattatctgaACAAAAGTTTGTTTTTCTTGGTGCTGGAGGTGCTGCTACAGGTGTTGCAGAGATGTGTATACAACAAATGTTGACCGAAGGTTTATCACATGATGAAGCTTGTGATAGAATTTATCTTATGGATATTGATGgattaattacaaaaaatagaGTTAATACTATTGGAGAAAGGCATATACCTTTTGCAAAAGATCTTCCTGATACAAAATCATTACTTGATGTTATTAATACAGTTCAACCAAATGGAATTATTGGTGCATCAACAGTTAAAGGTGCTTTTACACCAGAAATAATTAAGAGAATGGCTGAAATTAATCCTAATCCAATAATTTTTGCTTTATCTAATCCAACTTCTAAAGCTGAATGTACTGCTGAAGATGCTTTTAGACTTACTAAAGGAAAAGTTCTTTTTGCAAGTGGTTCACCATTTCCAAATTTAGAATATAATGGAAAAATGTATAAACCTGGACAAGGAAATAATGCTTATATCTTCCCTTCAATAGGATTAGCTGTATGTTTATTCAAGATCAAACACATAAAATCCAAGTATTTCCTTATTGCAGCTCGTCGTGTAGCAGCATCAGTAACACAAAAAAATCTTGATGAAGGTAGAATATATCCACGTTTAAAAGAAATTCGTGAGATATCTGTTAAAATTGCTGTTGAGATTGCTGAAGAAGCATACAATGATGGTTTAGCTACATTATATCCTAAACCAAAAGATATGGAATTGTATATAAGAGCTCAAGTTTATGATGTAGAATATGatgaattaattaataaaacttatGTTTGGCCAGAAAAGGATTGCAAACATGGATTCCCAGTACCTGTTATGAGAAGAGATTCCATGGATGATTAA
- a CDS encoding Fanconi anemia group J protein, whose product MPKNKFGREVDQKSITLFAESDKKRAKKRAKISIRVEAEKCQSIVMHNRKIQFPGNLTPYGSQMMIIHKNIYSFDRGLNVLLESPTGSGKTIALLSSALAWLHDYDTKRELSMKSCPKHSKKKKEQDKVEKVFQNIINKDKEDVKRRRTLNLCENIDFDEIFGMKQEVGENNVSEIFNKSCLDVIPHANNSEKKDNSSIITPYSTTKDTSLVESFAKLTKVKSDVSNNGNEMYKIKSIKSESISRESSTKSECTSDSLKDELECTCLKKVVIYYATRTHRQIAQVVKEFKRLPYGHDKSVRHTILSSRENCCVNNEVKYSSENITTTCININSTAKKESFKTNGCSFKENIVKIFKGKCGNLRNDLIENDTPVWDLEEIVDYGEARGFCPYFATFSCLRNDANLVFCPFPYLIDPAIRKCSQIFLSNDIVILDEAHNIEDFCRDSSSFEFSEKELIHSLNDLYNKHQQILSFSNVTCFNIQDSSDALAKLNVYKSNLKVLYEFLKMVLQWFRSFANEVLNVPTKDKVRSKVFTTHFIYQTTELFRLDGYLKSSEILKELEKVFNGLSNDKDEFIDDKETKEGLKLITEDLEVFKPCRLTLNCIGKFINFCYFFNFNPSAYRLNYSITETSSDFNIFSFDYQQNSMIHDSDVLYSNEHQYMNNVGLSQHPVMGHFIAGEPYTVIKENCVVKMNLWCMDPSICFKDAFKDTLSVVLASGTLSPIKTFASELGTQFTQIGQGRQIIPKEQIFTCIIPKGPHGIELTCSSSCLKKSDQGGGVTVIEELAYLIFDICQTVEKGILVFVPNYNLIDLICNAMMNLGLMKDLKKVKTVLKEPKRGGELDRVINEYKHAIKNHHKISSTCTGAVMFAVFRGKISEGIDFPDDLARCVISIGIPYPSLGQPQISEKIKYNETFYKNENLLNGSEWYKSQAYRALNQALGRCLRHRNDWGIILLVDYRFIEQVYKNDDSMISNWVKENLRKIDNFPSLINQIKMFTKERCRS is encoded by the exons ATGCCAAAAAATAAGTTTGGAAGAGAGGTAGATCAAAAATCAATCACACTTTTTGCTGAAAG cgACAAAAAGAGAGCTAAGAAACGCGCCAAAATTAGTATTCGAGTTGAAGCTGAAAAATGTCAAAGTATTGTGATGCATAACAGAAAAATACAATTTCCAGGAAATCTTACTCCTTATGGTTCTCAAATGATGATTAttcacaaaaatatttactcaTTCGATAGAGGtttaaatgttttacttGAAAGTCCTACAGGATCTGGAAAAACAATTGCATTACTTAGTTCAGCATTAGCGTGGTTACATGATTATGATACTAAAAGAGAATTATCTATGAAAAGTTGTCCAAAAcatagtaaaaaaaagaaagaacaagataaagtagaaaaagtttttcaaaatataattaataaagataaagaGGATGTTAAAAGGAGGAgaactttaaatttatgcGAAAATATTGATTTTGATGAAATTTTTGGAATGAAACAAGAAGTAGGGGAAAATAATGTTTCTgagatatttaataaaagttgttTAGATGTAATTCCACATGCAAATAATTCGGAAAAAAAAGACAACTCAAGTATTATAACACCATATTCTACAACTAAAGACACTTCATTAGTAGAAAGTTTTGCAAAATTAACTAAAGTCAAATCAGACGTTTCAAATAACGGTAATGAAATGTATAAGATCAAATCTATAAAGTCTGAAAGCATTAGTCGAGAATCTAGTACAAAAAGTGAATGTACATCAGATTCTTTGAAAGATGAATTAGAATGTACTTGTCTTAAAAAAGTGGTTATTTATTATGCTACTCGTACACATAGGCAAATTGCTCAAGTTGTTAAAGAGTTTAAAAGACTTCCATATGGTCACGACAAATCTGTCCGACATACAATTCTTTCTTCTCGCGAAAATTGTTGTGTTAATAATGAAGTTAAGTATAGTTCTGAAAATATTACGACTActtgtataaatattaattcgACGGCAAAAAAAGAATCTTTTAAAACTAATGGATGCTCTTTTAAAGagaatattgttaaaatatttaaaggaAAATGTGGAAATTTAAGAAAcgatttaattgaaaatgaCACTCCTGTGTGGGATTTAGAAGAAATAGTTGATTATGGAGAAGCACGGGGTTTTTGTCCATATTTTGCTACATTTTCCTGTTTAAGAAATGATGCAAATTTAGTTTTTTGTCCCTTTCCTTATCTTATTGATCCTGCCATTCGAAAATGCtcacaaatttttttatcaaatgatATTGTTATTTTGGATGAAGCTCATAATATTGAAGATTTTTGTCGAGATTCAAGTTCTTTTGAATTTTctgaaaaagaattaattcattcattaaatgatttatataataaacatcagcaaattttatcattttctaatgtaacttgttttaatatacaaGATAGTTCCGATGCTCTTGctaaattaaatgtttataaatctaatttaaaagttttgtatgaatttctaaaaatgGTTCTTCAATGGTTTAGAAGTTTTGCCAATGAAGTACTAAATGTACCCACTAAGGACAAAGTACGATCGAAAGTTTTTACAACGCATTTCATATATCAAACAACGGAGTTATTTAGATTGGATGGTTATCTAAAATCTtcagaaattttaaaagaattagaGAAAGTATTTAATGGTTTGTCTAATGACAAAGATGAATTTATTGATGATAAAGAAACAAAAGAAGGTTTGAAATTGATAACAGAAGATTTAGAAGTATTTAAGCCATGCAGATTAACTTTGAATTGCATtggaaaatttattaatttttgctatttttttaactttaatcCGTCCGCATATAGATTAAATTATTCAATTACTGAGACATCTAgtgattttaatatatttagtttTGACTATCAACAAAATTCAATGATTCATGATTCTGATGTTCTTTATTCAAATGAACATCAATATATGAACAATGTTGGTTTAAGTCAACACCCTGTAATGGGGCATTTTATTGCTGGAGAACCTTATACtgttataaaagaaaattgcGTTGTTAAAATGAATTTATGGTGTATGGATCCAAGTATATGTTTTAAAGATGCTTTTAAAGACACCCTTTCTGTAGTTCTTGCAAGCGGCACACTTTCTCCAATTAAAACGTTTGCTTCAGAATTGGGTACACAATTTACGCAAATTGGTCAAGGAAGACAAATTATACCAAAAGAACAAATTTTTACTTGTATAATTCCAAAAGGACCTCATGGAATTGAACTAACTTGTTCCAGCagttgtttaaaaaaatcagaTCAAGGTGGAGGTGTAACAGTTATTGAAGAACTTGCCTAtcttatttttgatatttgtCAAACTGTAGAAAAAGGAATATTGGTTTTTGTACCAAACTACAATTTAATTGATCTTATTTGTAATGCAATGATGAATTTAGGGTTAATGAAGGATCTCAAAAAAGTAAAAACTGTTTTGAAAGAACCAAAAAGAGGAGGAGAACTTGATCGGgtaataaatgaatataagCATGCAATAAAAAATCACCACAAAATATCATCTACATGTACAGGTGCTGTTATGTTTGCTGTTTTTCGGGGAAAAATTTCTGAAGGAATTGACTTTCCAGATGATTTGGCTCGTTGTGTAATTTCTATTGGTATTCCATATCCCTCTCTTGGACAACCACAAATAagtgaaaaaataaaatataatgaaacattttacaaaaatgaaaatcttttaaatggTTCAGAATGGTACAAATCACAGGCTTATCGTGCTTTAAATCAAGCACTTGGCCGATGTCTTCGCCATCGTAATGACTGgggtataattttattagttGATTATAGATTTATTGAacaagtttataaaaatgatgattCAATGATTTCAAATTGGGTTAAAGAAAATCTAcgaaaaattgataattttccttcactaataaatcaaataaaaatgtttacaaAAGAGAGGTGTAGAAGTTAa
- a CDS encoding HD domain-containing protein: MFVKFVCYLTLLFSHCIFCKLICNGYSDYIINQVNHTDIYGTRECDTENCIYFNGIIVNIHLDRLTNKYTNNTYHGNFVGCFDEFVNFLNIHNFMKWPEVSYDLKTCNDSKNGFNFRFDDRVDEYYGAFNLKCTKNGDYQKTDFEKIPKTHKYDDYLDDIYIHDVLDKNSLTSETFSDNTTSLIDILDSIEIQINDIKEHLSNESSSFVHDINSHNFENAHILPSDDPMEHELNGYVFYVSWRVHDLAEALVGDITPYCGVSDQDKFTLEKEGFEKIIQYLPQKTGEEWFNYWMEYEKQETAEARCVKQLDKYDMIAQAFHYENKYNIDLSDFFNSTEKSFSEVPFTEWNKVLREKRNEIRKGKK; the protein is encoded by the exons atgtttgtAAAATTTGTCTGCTACTTAACACTACTATTTTCTCATTGTATTTTTTGTAAACTTATATGTAATGGCTATTCtgattatataattaatcaaGTTAATCATACTGATATTTATGGCACCAGGGAATGTGATACAgaaaattgtatttattttaatggtattattgttaatattcATTTGGATAGGTTAACTAACAAGTATACTAATAATACATATCATGGAAACTTTGTTGGATGTTTTGATgaatttgtaaattttttaaatattcataattttatgaaatgGCCTGAAGTATCTtatgatttaaaaacttGTAATGATAGTAAAAATGGTTTCAATTTTAGATTTGATGATAGGGTAGATGAATATTATGGtgcatttaatttaaaatgtacaAAAAATGGAGATTATCAAAAAACTGATTTCGAAAAAATTCCTAAAACACATAAATATGATGATTATTTAGatgatatttatattcatGATGTTTTGGATAAAAATTCTCTAACTTCTGAAACATTTTCTG ataatacAACATCCTTAATTGATATTCTAGATTCAATAGAAATAcaaattaatgatattaaagaaCATTTATCTAATGAATCATCTTCGTTTGTCCATGATATAAATTCTCATAACTTTGAAAATGCACATATTCTACCATCTGATGATCCAATGGAACATGAACTA AATGGCTATGTTTTCTATGTCTCTTGGAGAG tACATGATTTAGCTGAAGCTCTGGTTGGTGATATAACACCTTATTGTGGAGTCTCAGATCAAGATAAATTTACCTTGGAGAAAGAAggttttgaaaaaattattcaatatCTTCCACAAAAGACTGGAGAAGAATGGTTTAATTATTGGATGGAATATGAAAAACAAGAAACAGCTGAGGCAAGATGTGTTAAGCAATTGGATAAATATGATATGATAGCCCAAGCATTtcattatgaaaataaatacaatataGATCTTTCAGATTTTTTTAACAGTACAGAAAAATCATTTTCTGAAGTTCCATTTACAGAATGGAACAAAGTTTTAAGAGAGAAAAGAAATGAAATCAGGAAAGGAAAAAAAtga